The DNA segment CGTCCTGCGGGAGGGCGAGGGTGACGGCGCCGGTGTCGGCCGGGTCGGTGAGCACCCGTACGGCCGCGAGCGCGCTCGGGATCAGGGCCTCGGGGCGGGTGATCCGGTCGAAGTACCGGGACACCGGGCGCAGGGTGTCGTTCACCGACACATCGCCCGCGTGAGGGAGTTCGAGCTGCTGGAGGACCGGGTCGGCGGGGCGCGCGGCGAAGACGTCGCCGGGGAGCAGCAGGACGGGCAGGTGGTTGATCGTGGCGAGGGCGGCGCCGGTGACGAGGTTGGTGGCGCCGGGTCCGATGGAGGTGGTCACCGCGTGGGTGGCGAGGCGGCCCGACTGGCGGGCGTAGCCGACGGCCGCGTGCACCATCGCCTGCTCGTTGCGGCCCTGGTGGTAGGGCATCAACTCCCGGTATTGCAGCAGGGCTTGGCCGATCCCGGCGACGTTGCCGTGGCCGAAGACGCCCCAGGTGGCGCCGATGAGCCGCTGCCGTACGCCGTCGCGTTCGGTGTACTGGGCGGCGAGGAAGCGGACGAGCGCCTGCGCGACCGTGAGCCTGGTGGTCACCGGTAACCCCCTCGGTGGTCGGGGTGGAAACTGATCCGCCATTCCCGGTCCGCGCCGGGTCCGGCCATCACGTTCAGGTAGTACATGGCGTGGCCCGGCTGGGCGATCGACGGGCCGTGCCAGCCGTCGGGGACGAGCACCGCGTCACCCGTGCGGACCTCGGCGAGCAGGTCGGCGCCGCCCGCGCGGGAGGGGAAGACGCGCTGGTAGCCGAGGCCGCCGTCCTCGATCTCGAAGTAGTAGATCTCCTCCAGCTCGGACTCCTCCCCCGGCCGGTGCTCGTCGTGCTTGTGCGGCGGGTACGACGACCAGTTGCCGCCGGGGGTGACGACCTCCACGGCGATGAGTTGGTCGCAGTCGAAGGTGTCGGCGGCGGCGAAGTTGCGCACCTGGCGGGTACAGGTGCCGCTGCCGCGCTGTTCGACGGGGACCTCCGGCGCGGGGCCGTAGCGGGCGGGGAGTCGTCGCTCGCACTTCGCTCCTGCCAGGGCGAAGCGGCCTCCCGCGCCGGAGGCGATCTGGACCCGGCTGTCGCGGGGGGCGTACGCGAAGTCGGAGACTGCCGCGAACACGTTCTCCCGGCCCCGGATCTGAAACTCGTTCTCGTCAATTTGTACGGTACATGCACCTTGCAGGGGGAGCACGATCCACTCGGTGTCACCGGTGCCGAAGGTGTGGGCGGCGCCCGCCGCCAGCTCCACGACGCGCAGTCGTGTGTGTGCCCAACCCTCCTGACCTGGCCCGATGTCGAGCGCGTACGGGCCGTTCGCGGCCTCGCCGTGCGGCAGATGGAGTCGGGTGCTGGTCATGCGGGCCCTCACAGCAGTCCTGCGGCGGTGTCCACGGCGGCGGCCACGTCGCCGTGCGCCGGGTACAGCAGTGTGCGGCCGACCACCAGGCCGCGCACGGTGGGCAGTCGCAGCGCGCCGCGCCACTTCTCGTAGGCGGCGGCCTGCTCCTGCGGGGAGCCGCCGGTCTCGCCGCCGAGCAGGACGGCGGGCAGTGTGGTGGTCGCCATGACGTCGGCCATGTCGTCCGGGTTCTCCGTGACGGGCACCTTCAACCAGGTGTACGCGGAGGAGCCGCCGAGCCCGGAGGCGATGGCGAGGGAGGTGGTGACCGCCTCGGCGGACAGATCGTTGCGCAGACGCCCGTCCGGGCCGCGTCGGCAGAGGAACGGCTCGACGAACAGCGGGAGTCGGCGCTCCGCCATGGCGTCGACGGCGCGGGCGGCGGACTCCAGGGTGGTCAGCGAGCCGGGGTCGGCGGGGTCGATGCGCAGCAGCAGCTTGCCCGCGTCGAAGCGGCTGCGGGCGATGTCCTCGGGGCGGTGTCCGGTGAAGCGGTCGTCCAGTTCGAAGCGGGCGCCCTGGAGACCGCCCCGGTTCATGGAGGCGAGGACGACCTTGCCCTCGAGGGCGCCGAGCAGCAGCAGGTCGTCCAGCACGTCGGCGCTGGCCAGCACCCCGTCGACACCGGGTCGGGACAGCGCCACGCACAGCCGGTGCAGCAGGTCGGCCCGGTTGGCCATGGCGAAGGGCCGGCCGCCCGCGCCGAGCGCGCCCCGCGCCGGATGGTCGGCGGCCACGATCAGCAGCCGTTCGCTCGCCCCGACCAACGGCCGCCGCACCCGCCGCGCGGCCGCCTCCGCGATGGCCTCGGGGTGCCGGGTACGGAGGTGGACGAGGGCGGCGACGTCGACGCGGGCGGTACTCATCGCGGGGCTCCGGAAGCGGGGCAGACTCCCGAGGCACTCCAGCCCCATGCGCCGGCCGCCCCCGCCCGGCCAGGGCTCACCGCACCGCCCCCGCAGCCAGCGCCGACGCCACCTCGTCCGGGGTGGGCATCGCCGAGGAGCACTCCAGCCGCGAGGCCACGATCGCGCCGGCCGCGTTGGCGTGCCGCACGACCCTCTCCAGGTCCCACCCCGCCAGCAGGCCGTGGCAGAGCGAGCCCCCGAACGCGTCGCCCGCGCCGAGGCCGTTGAGGACGGTGACCGGCAGCGGAGGCACCTCCGCGCGCTCCCCGTCGCGGTGGACGGCGAGGACGCCCTTGGGCCCCTGTTTCACCACCGCCAGCTCCACCCCCGCGTCCAGCAGGGCGCGGGCGGCGGCGTGCGGTTCGCGGGTGCCGGTGGCGATCTCCACCTCGTCCACGTTGCCGACGGCGACGGTGGCGTGCCGCAGGGCCTCGGCGTAGAAGGGGCGGGCGGAGCCGGGGTCGTCCCAGAACATCGGCCGCCAGTCCAGGTCGAAGACGGTGATGCCGGACCGGGCGCGGTGGGCGAGGGCGCCCAGGGTCGCGGTGCGGCTGGGCTCCTCGCTCAGGCCGGTGCCGGTGACCCAGAAGACGCGGGCGGCGCGGATCGCGCCGAGGTCGAGTTCGCCGGGGTGGATCTCCAGGTCGGGGGCCTTGGGCAGCCGGTAGAAGTAGAGCGGGAAGTCGTCCGGCGGGAAGACCTCGCAGAAGGTGACCGGGGTGGGCAGGCCGGGCACCGGGGTGACCCAGCGGTCGTCCACACCGAAGCCGCGCAGCGCCTCGTGGAGGTACGTACCGAACGGATCGTCACCGGTACGGGTGATGACGGCGGTTCCGAGTCCGAGGCGGGCGGCGGCGACGGCGACGTTGGTGGCGGAGCCGCCGAGGAACTTGCCGAAGGAGGTCACCCGGTCGAGCGGGACGCCGGTCTGGAGGGGATAGAGGTCCACTCCGATCCGTCCCATGGTGATCAGGTCGTACGCCATCGGCTCCCCTTCGCAAGGACTCGTCAGGACCCCCGGCCGGACTCTCCCCCGGCTTTCTAGTCCGGTCCGGTGAGCCCTGTCAACGTTTTGTCCAGACATTCGGACCACGTATTGACACCTTTTCGGACGGCCCGCACGCTGGCGCCCATGACGTCGATGCCGTCCTCCCCGCTGTCCCGTGTCCGCGTCGGCTCGGCGCCCGACTCCTGGGGTGTCTGGTTCCCGGACGACCCCGCCCAGGTCCCGTGGCGGCGCTTCCTGGACGAGGTGGCCGCGGCCGGCTACGAGTGGATCGAGCTGGGCCCCTACGGATACCTGCCCACCGACCCCGTCGTACTCGCCGAGGAGACCGCCCGGCGTGGCCTGAAGGTGTCGGCCGGAACCGTGTTCACCGGGCTGCACCACGGCCCGGCGGTGTGGGAGAAGACCTGGGAGCACGTCTCCTCGGTCGCCGAACTGACCCGGGCGACCGGCGCCCGCCACCTCGTCGTCATCCCCTCCTTCTGGCGGGACGACCGCACCGGCGCGGTGCTGGAGCCGGCCGAACTGACCCCGGCCCAGTGGCGCGACCTGACCGGACAGACCGAGCGGCTGGGCCACGAGGTGCGCGAGCGGTACGGCCTGACGATCGTCGTCCACCCCCACGCCGACACCCACATCGACACCGAGGCCCACGTCACCCGCTTCCTCGACGCCACCGACCCGGCCCTGGTCTCCCTGTGCCTGGACACCGGCCACTACGCCTACTGCGGCGGGGACAGCGTCGAGCTGATCGAGACCTACGGGGAACGGCTCGGCTACCTCCACCTCAAGCAGGTCGACCCCGAGATCCTGGCCCGGGTGCGCGCGGAGGGCACGCCCTTCGGGCCGGCGGTCGCGCGGGGCGTGATGTGCGAACCCCCCGCCGGGGTCCCCGCGCTGGGCCCGGTGCTGGAGGCGGCGGCCCGGCTGGACACCGATCTGTTCGCCATCGTCGAGCAGGACATGTACCCCTGCGCGCCGGACCGGCCGCTGCCGATCGCCCGCCGCACCCGCGCGTTCCTGAGGTCGTGCGGCGTATAAGCGCACCGCCTGCCCCCCGATAAACGCACCGCGCGCCCGGAAGAGCGACGGCCTGGCCCGTACGGGTCAACGCGCCACGCCCGCCGCACCCCCACTTCCTCCGCTGTGGTTCTGTCACGAACGCACCCCTCCTGTCACATATGTCTCGCGTACGCGGGTTCTCCGTCACACCCGGCCCACAGCCGCTTGCTCGTGGTCACTCTGCGTCGTTGACCGGGCACAGGCTTGGTGATCACCAGCACAGCGCCGGGCTCCCCCGACGGCCGTCCCCCGGCCGCCGCCGCGGCGCGCGCAGGAGGTGCGACTCATGACCGACCGCAGGCTCTGGTCCTACAAGGAGATCGCGGCACACATCCGGGTGCAGCCGGACACCGTTCGGTCCTACCGGAAACACGGTCTGCTCCCACCGCCGGACCACGTGGAGAGCGGCAAGCCCTATTGGTACGCCGACACCGTGCGCGCCTGGGTCGCCGCCCGGCCCGGCAACCGGGGCCGCAGAGAGGGCTGACCTCCGCGCCACCCGACCGGGAACGCCCGTACGCCTCCCCCGTGGGACGGCGTGCGGGCGTTCGCCGTACTGCGACAAAGCGGGCGTATACATAGGGTGCCGGTGAATTCCCCCCGCACTCGGCACCCCCTTGGGGAATACCCCCTAGGGGTATAGTGTTCGAAGAGTAAGACCCCAGTACGACGAGGAGAACGACATGAGCGCCCAGACCGACACCCCCGGCTCCGTCACCGCCGTCTACCAGGTGAGCGGCATGAGCTGCGGCCACTGCGAGGGCTCCGTCTCCGCCGAGATCTCCGAGATCCCCGGCGTCAGCTCGGTGAAGGCCGTCGCCTCCTCCGGCGAGGTCACCGTCGTCTCGGCGGCCCCGCTCGACGAGGAGGCCGTGCGCGCCGCCGTCGACGAGGCCGGCTTCGAGCTGACCGGCCGGGCCTGAGCGAGAAACCCTTCCCCGACCGGGCCGTACCGACCAGCTCATACTGGATTCCGTAAGGTCCGGTCCGATGTCTGGAGTCCGGGCATGACCAGCACCACCGCAGAGACAGGGCGTACGGCGCCCATAGCGGACGAGAACCGGGTCGAGCTGCTCATCGGCGGCATGACTTGCGCGTCCTGCGCCGCGCGGGTGGAGAAGAAGCTCAACCGCATGGACGGCGTGAGCGCCACCGTGAACTACGCGACGGAGAAGGCGAAGGTCAGCTTCGGCGACGGCGTCCATGTCGCGGACCTGATCGCGGTCGTCGAGAAGACCGGGTACACCGCCGAGGAACCCCCGCCCCCGGAGCCGGAACCGGCCATCGGCGCGGACGGGTCCGCCGGGCCGGCCGAGCGCGACCCCGAACTGGCCGCGCTGCGGCAGCGGCTGCTGGTCTCCGCCCTGCTCGCCGTGCCCGTGATCCTGATGGCCATGGTCCCGCCGCTCCAGTTCGACAACTGGCAGTGGCTCTCGCTGACCCTCGCCGCGCCCGTGGTCGTCTGGGGCGGGTGGCCCTTCCACCGGGCCGCCTGGACCAACCTGCGGCACGGCGCGGCCACCATGGACACCCTGGTCTCGGTCGGCACACTCGCCGCGTTCGGCTGGTCGCTGTGGGCCCTGTTCTTCGGCCACGCGGGCATGCCCGGCATGCGGCACGCCTTCACCTTCACCGTCGCCCGCTCCGAGGGCACCTCCGTCATCTACCTGGAGGTCGCCGCCGGGGTCGTCGCGCTGATCCTGCTCGGCCGCTATCTGGAGGCCCGCTCCAAGCGCCGGGCCGGTGCCGCGCTGCGGGCGCTGATGGAGCTGGGCGCCAAGGACGTGACCGTACTGCGGGACGGGCGCGAGACGCGGATACCGGTCGGCTCGCTCGCCGTGGGCGACCGGTTCGTGGTGCGGCCCGGCGAGAAGATCGCCACCGACGGCACGGTGCTGGAGGGCACCTCCGCCGTGGACGCCTCCATGCTGACCGGCGAGTCCGTGCCGGTCGACGTCTCCCCCGGCGACCAGGTCACCGGCGCCACCGTCAACGCGGGCGGACGGCTGCTGGTCGAGGCGGACCGGGTCGGCGGGGACACCCAGCTGGCCCGGATGGCCCGGCTGGTGGAGGACGCGCAGAACGGCAAGGCCGAGGTGCAGCGTCTTGCCGACCGGATCTCGGGTGTGTTCGTGCCCGTGGTCATCCTGATCGCGCTGGGCACCTTCGGCGTCTGGCTGGGCGTCACCGGGGACACGGTCGCCGCGTTCACCGCCGCCGTCGCCGTACTGATCATCGCCTGCCCCTGCGCCCTGGGCCTCGCCACCCCGACCGCGCTGATGGTCGGCACCGGGCGGGGCGCGCAGCTCGGCATCCTCATCAAGGGCCCCGAGGTGCTGGAGTCCACCCGGCGCGTGGACACCGTCGTGCTGGACAAGACCGGCACCGTCACCACCGGGCGGATGACGCTCCAGGAGGTGTACACCGCCCCCGGCGAGGACGAGAAGCAGGTGCTGCGGCTGGTCGGCGCCCTGGAGCACGCCTCCGAGCACCCCGTCGCCCGCGCCGTGGCGGAGGGCGCCGAGGAGCGCGTCGGCACGCTGCCCCCGGCCGAGCACTTCGAGAACGTCCCGGGCCGGGGCGTACGCGGCCGTGTGGACGGCCACGAGGTGGCCGCCGGACGGCTCTGGGACGACCTGCCCGGGGACCTGGCCGCCGCGCGCTCCCGGGCCGAACAGGAGGGCCGTACGGCCGTCGTGGCGGGCTGGGACGGCGTGCCGCGCGCGGTGCTCGCCGTCGCGGACGCGGTGAAGGACACCAGCGCCGAGGCGGTACGCGAACTGCGCGCGCTCGGTCTGACGCCGGTGCTGCTCACCGGGGACAACCGCACGGTCGCCGAGGCGGTCGCGCGCGAGGTCGGCATCGACGAGGTCGTCGCCGAGGTGCTGCCCGAGGACAAGGTGGACGTGGTCCAAAAGCTGCAACGCGAGGGACGCACCGTCGCCATGGTCGGGGACGGGGTGAACGACGCGGCCGCGCTCGCCACCGCCGACCTCGGTCTCGCCATGGGCACCGGCACCGACGCGGCGATCGAGGCCGGGGACCTCACCCTGGTCCGGGGTGACCTGCGGGTGGCCGCCGACGCCATCCGGCTCTCCCGGCGCACCCTGGCCACCATCAAGGGCAATCTGGTGTGGGCCTTCGGCTACAACGTCGCCGCGCTGCCGCTGGCCGCCGCCGGACTGCTGAACCCGATGATCGCGGGGGCGGCGATGGCCTTCTCCTCGGTGTTCGTGGTGACCAACAGCCTGCGGCTGCGCCGGTTCCGCTGAAGCGGGCCAGGAAGTGCCGTGAGTGGCCGGAAGAAGTCCCCCGAGGAGAAGTAAGAGTCCCTCTGGAGTCCGGCCCCTGCCTCACATATCCTCTTCACAAGGCTCGCGCATCTTCCTTACGCTTGGGTCCCGATCGCCGTATCGGGGCTCTTGCGCACCTATGGGACGTATGCAAGAGACGCAAGTCACAGTGACGCGAACGTAACCATCGAAGGGGTTCGAAGGTCTAAGTTGGCGGTGTCAGTCCAGCGTCTTGGGGGGCGCCGGCTGGCATCTGGAGTCGTCTTGGGGGACTTCTCCGGATGGGGGTACCCCCTGCTCGAACGAAGTTGAGAGCTTGGGGGAGCGTAGCCGGGGCACGTACACCGGGAAGCTTTGAGCGGCCCTCCCAGCGTGCGCTGTCCCGGCAGACCGCACACACGTTTCACATCACTGACAGCGAATTCAGGCGCTGTCTCTCCAAGCGCCCGGCCCGGATCCCGTGGGGGGAATCCGCACCGGGGCATGGGAAGGCGCCCTGGACGTCGGCCCGTGGGGGGACCGACGCCAGGGCGCCTTCCGCTTTTCTACGTGTTCAGCGCTGCTCGACCGGCACGAAGTCACGCTCGACGACGCCCGTGTAGATCTGGCGCGGGCGGCCGATGCGGGAACCCGGCTCCTTGATCATCTCGGTCCACTGGGCGATCCAGCCCGGCAGGCGGCCGAGGGCGAACAGGACCGTGAACATCTCGGTCGGGAAGCCCATGGCCCGGTAGATCAGACCGGTGTAGAAGTCCACGTTGGGGTAGAGGTTGCGCGAGACGAAGTAGTCGTCGGAGAGCGCGTGCTCCTCCAGCTTGAGCGCGATGTCCAGCAGCTCGTCGGACTTGCCGAGCGCGGAGAGGACGTCGTGCGCGGCGGCCTTGATGATCTTGGCGCGCGGGTCGAAGGACTTGTACACCCGGTGGCCGAAGCCCATCAGGCGGACGCCGTCCTCCTTGTTCTTCAC comes from the Streptomyces seoulensis genome and includes:
- the iolB gene encoding 5-deoxy-glucuronate isomerase, coding for MTSTRLHLPHGEAANGPYALDIGPGQEGWAHTRLRVVELAAGAAHTFGTGDTEWIVLPLQGACTVQIDENEFQIRGRENVFAAVSDFAYAPRDSRVQIASGAGGRFALAGAKCERRLPARYGPAPEVPVEQRGSGTCTRQVRNFAAADTFDCDQLIAVEVVTPGGNWSSYPPHKHDEHRPGEESELEEIYYFEIEDGGLGYQRVFPSRAGGADLLAEVRTGDAVLVPDGWHGPSIAQPGHAMYYLNVMAGPGADREWRISFHPDHRGGYR
- a CDS encoding Cgl0159 family (beta/alpha)8-fold protein; the protein is MSTARVDVAALVHLRTRHPEAIAEAAARRVRRPLVGASERLLIVAADHPARGALGAGGRPFAMANRADLLHRLCVALSRPGVDGVLASADVLDDLLLLGALEGKVVLASMNRGGLQGARFELDDRFTGHRPEDIARSRFDAGKLLLRIDPADPGSLTTLESAARAVDAMAERRLPLFVEPFLCRRGPDGRLRNDLSAEAVTTSLAIASGLGGSSAYTWLKVPVTENPDDMADVMATTTLPAVLLGGETGGSPQEQAAAYEKWRGALRLPTVRGLVVGRTLLYPAHGDVAAAVDTAAGLL
- the iolC gene encoding 5-dehydro-2-deoxygluconokinase translates to MAYDLITMGRIGVDLYPLQTGVPLDRVTSFGKFLGGSATNVAVAAARLGLGTAVITRTGDDPFGTYLHEALRGFGVDDRWVTPVPGLPTPVTFCEVFPPDDFPLYFYRLPKAPDLEIHPGELDLGAIRAARVFWVTGTGLSEEPSRTATLGALAHRARSGITVFDLDWRPMFWDDPGSARPFYAEALRHATVAVGNVDEVEIATGTREPHAAARALLDAGVELAVVKQGPKGVLAVHRDGERAEVPPLPVTVLNGLGAGDAFGGSLCHGLLAGWDLERVVRHANAAGAIVASRLECSSAMPTPDEVASALAAGAVR
- a CDS encoding sugar phosphate isomerase/epimerase family protein — its product is MTSMPSSPLSRVRVGSAPDSWGVWFPDDPAQVPWRRFLDEVAAAGYEWIELGPYGYLPTDPVVLAEETARRGLKVSAGTVFTGLHHGPAVWEKTWEHVSSVAELTRATGARHLVVIPSFWRDDRTGAVLEPAELTPAQWRDLTGQTERLGHEVRERYGLTIVVHPHADTHIDTEAHVTRFLDATDPALVSLCLDTGHYAYCGGDSVELIETYGERLGYLHLKQVDPEILARVRAEGTPFGPAVARGVMCEPPAGVPALGPVLEAAARLDTDLFAIVEQDMYPCAPDRPLPIARRTRAFLRSCGV
- a CDS encoding helix-turn-helix transcriptional regulator; the protein is MTDRRLWSYKEIAAHIRVQPDTVRSYRKHGLLPPPDHVESGKPYWYADTVRAWVAARPGNRGRREG
- a CDS encoding heavy-metal-associated domain-containing protein, producing the protein MSAQTDTPGSVTAVYQVSGMSCGHCEGSVSAEISEIPGVSSVKAVASSGEVTVVSAAPLDEEAVRAAVDEAGFELTGRA
- a CDS encoding heavy metal translocating P-type ATPase, with the protein product MTSTTAETGRTAPIADENRVELLIGGMTCASCAARVEKKLNRMDGVSATVNYATEKAKVSFGDGVHVADLIAVVEKTGYTAEEPPPPEPEPAIGADGSAGPAERDPELAALRQRLLVSALLAVPVILMAMVPPLQFDNWQWLSLTLAAPVVVWGGWPFHRAAWTNLRHGAATMDTLVSVGTLAAFGWSLWALFFGHAGMPGMRHAFTFTVARSEGTSVIYLEVAAGVVALILLGRYLEARSKRRAGAALRALMELGAKDVTVLRDGRETRIPVGSLAVGDRFVVRPGEKIATDGTVLEGTSAVDASMLTGESVPVDVSPGDQVTGATVNAGGRLLVEADRVGGDTQLARMARLVEDAQNGKAEVQRLADRISGVFVPVVILIALGTFGVWLGVTGDTVAAFTAAVAVLIIACPCALGLATPTALMVGTGRGAQLGILIKGPEVLESTRRVDTVVLDKTGTVTTGRMTLQEVYTAPGEDEKQVLRLVGALEHASEHPVARAVAEGAEERVGTLPPAEHFENVPGRGVRGRVDGHEVAAGRLWDDLPGDLAAARSRAEQEGRTAVVAGWDGVPRAVLAVADAVKDTSAEAVRELRALGLTPVLLTGDNRTVAEAVAREVGIDEVVAEVLPEDKVDVVQKLQREGRTVAMVGDGVNDAAALATADLGLAMGTGTDAAIEAGDLTLVRGDLRVAADAIRLSRRTLATIKGNLVWAFGYNVAALPLAAAGLLNPMIAGAAMAFSSVFVVTNSLRLRRFR